The Haloplanus salinarum genome includes a region encoding these proteins:
- a CDS encoding winged helix-turn-helix domain-containing protein: MAIATTARRKETPEESTVDDAEEVQAVLDALHDPDCRTVLDATSETSLSARELSEACDLPLSTTYRKVDTLTEVGLLDERTRLCPDGKHASEYVRRVESVDVDVDDEDGFVLTVSHRDPSRTATRR; this comes from the coding sequence ATGGCTATCGCAACCACCGCTCGCCGCAAGGAGACGCCCGAGGAATCGACCGTCGACGACGCGGAGGAAGTGCAGGCGGTGCTCGACGCCCTCCACGACCCGGACTGCCGAACGGTGCTCGACGCGACGAGCGAGACGTCGCTGTCGGCCCGCGAACTCTCGGAGGCCTGTGACCTCCCGCTCTCGACGACGTACCGGAAGGTAGACACGCTCACCGAAGTGGGCCTGCTCGACGAGCGGACGCGGCTCTGCCCCGACGGCAAACACGCGAGCGAGTACGTCCGTCGCGTCGAGAGCGTCGACGTCGACGTCGACGACGAGGACGGGTTCGTCCTCACCGTCTCCCACCGGGACCCCTCCCGGACGGCGACGCGTCGCTGA
- a CDS encoding helix-turn-helix domain-containing protein → MGTGIRAELKVDADGTCPVADAAAEAGEPTFSVSKGTNPGASGHVTEEFMLKDAGDGVVSDTETPVDPVFTYGSKTVYRFSRSQGQGCPCERVESFDCPVVDVHTRDGWLYLVFHAADMTELQDIITTLREEYPAVDIRRLLRSRGDPSDHDLVFVDRGRLTDRQREVLERAHEMGYFERPKGANAGEVAAALDISRSTFTEHLSAAQSKLLDAILEE, encoded by the coding sequence ATGGGCACCGGCATTCGGGCGGAGCTGAAAGTCGACGCGGACGGCACCTGTCCCGTCGCGGACGCCGCCGCGGAGGCGGGCGAACCCACGTTCTCGGTTTCGAAAGGGACGAATCCGGGTGCGTCGGGTCACGTCACCGAGGAGTTCATGCTGAAGGACGCGGGCGATGGGGTGGTGTCCGACACCGAGACGCCGGTCGACCCCGTGTTCACCTACGGGTCGAAGACGGTGTACCGGTTCAGCCGCTCGCAGGGGCAGGGTTGTCCCTGCGAACGCGTCGAATCGTTCGACTGTCCGGTCGTCGACGTCCACACGCGGGACGGCTGGCTCTATCTGGTCTTTCACGCCGCGGATATGACCGAACTGCAGGATATCATCACGACGCTGCGGGAGGAGTACCCCGCCGTCGACATCCGTCGGCTCCTCCGCTCGCGAGGCGATCCGTCCGATCACGACCTAGTGTTCGTCGACCGTGGACGCCTCACCGACCGACAGCGTGAGGTTCTCGAACGCGCCCACGAGATGGGATACTTCGAGCGCCCGAAGGGGGCGAACGCGGGCGAGGTGGCTGCGGCGCTCGACATCTCCCGATCGACGTTCACCGAACACCTGAGTGCCGCTCAGTCGAAACTCCTCGATGCGATCCTCGAGGAGTAA
- a CDS encoding pyridoxamine 5'-phosphate oxidase family protein → MTVEQQTVMTGAETDALLGRHETGVLSLARGDEPYAVPISYGYDAGPRQFCMRLVSTPESRKRRFLTDSPRVRFVVYEEDETTYRSVIADGRLEHLPKSELTADHVERYGSAKRPLFEMWGEPKADLTIDLYELEPDELSGRRIDVEQ, encoded by the coding sequence ATGACCGTAGAGCAACAGACCGTGATGACGGGGGCCGAAACCGACGCCCTCCTCGGACGCCACGAGACGGGTGTCCTCTCGCTCGCCCGCGGGGACGAACCCTACGCGGTGCCGATCTCGTACGGATACGACGCGGGGCCCCGACAGTTCTGCATGCGACTGGTATCTACGCCCGAGAGTCGAAAACGCCGCTTTCTCACCGACTCCCCACGGGTCCGGTTCGTCGTCTACGAGGAAGACGAGACGACCTACCGGAGCGTCATCGCCGACGGTCGACTCGAACACCTCCCCAAATCGGAACTCACGGCCGATCACGTCGAGCGGTACGGTTCGGCCAAGCGACCGCTGTTCGAGATGTGGGGCGAACCGAAGGCGGATCTGACGATCGATCTCTACGAACTCGAACCCGACGAGCTGAGCGGCCGCCGGATCGACGTCGAGCAGTGA
- a CDS encoding DUF7560 family zinc ribbon protein — MTGGTELTFHCPSCGESMAVNAPMREALLNHGCVVCGTAVPRSAFSTPEPDGDAEC, encoded by the coding sequence ATGACCGGGGGAACGGAGTTGACGTTCCACTGCCCGTCCTGTGGCGAATCCATGGCCGTGAACGCGCCGATGCGGGAGGCGCTCCTGAACCACGGCTGTGTGGTCTGTGGAACGGCCGTCCCTCGGAGCGCGTTCTCCACCCCGGAACCGGACGGCGACGCCGAGTGCTGA
- a CDS encoding ZIP family metal transporter — protein MVIETFTRLFGTDPLIHGVVGGIVIATFNLFGASLVFVWRDPSERSLDGALGFAAGVMLAASFTSLIIPGIETYANGDPIPVLLGVALGALFLDRADSLVPHAHYLVSGRRRPDAASPGRDLPVDDERFAGVVLFVLAITLHNMPEGLAVGVGFGSGDLATAIPLMLAIGIQNVPEGLAVSVAAINAGLDRRTYAVFAGIRSGVVEIPLAILGAYAVGAVSSLLPYAMGFAAGAMLFVISDEIVPETHTRGNERVATLGTLAGVIVMLYLDIALA, from the coding sequence GTGGTGATCGAGACGTTCACACGTCTGTTCGGGACCGATCCGCTGATCCACGGGGTCGTCGGCGGTATCGTCATCGCTACGTTCAACCTGTTCGGGGCGTCGTTGGTCTTCGTCTGGCGGGACCCCTCGGAGCGGAGCCTCGACGGCGCGCTCGGCTTCGCGGCGGGGGTGATGCTCGCGGCCAGTTTCACGAGCCTCATCATCCCCGGAATCGAGACGTACGCGAACGGCGACCCCATCCCCGTGTTGCTGGGGGTCGCCCTGGGGGCGCTTTTCCTCGACCGGGCCGACTCGCTGGTGCCCCACGCCCACTACCTCGTATCGGGGCGGCGACGGCCCGACGCGGCGAGTCCGGGCCGGGACCTGCCCGTCGACGACGAGCGGTTCGCCGGGGTGGTGCTGTTCGTCCTCGCGATCACCCTCCACAACATGCCGGAGGGACTCGCGGTCGGCGTCGGGTTCGGGAGCGGCGACCTCGCGACCGCCATCCCGCTGATGCTCGCCATCGGCATCCAGAACGTACCCGAGGGACTGGCGGTCTCGGTCGCGGCGATCAACGCGGGACTGGATCGGCGGACCTACGCCGTCTTCGCCGGGATCCGCTCGGGCGTGGTCGAGATCCCGCTGGCGATCCTCGGCGCGTACGCCGTCGGGGCGGTGTCGTCACTGCTGCCGTACGCGATGGGCTTTGCCGCCGGCGCGATGCTCTTCGTCATCAGCGACGAGATCGTTCCCGAGACGCACACGCGGGGGAACGAACGGGTCGCGACCCTCGGGACGCTCGCGGGCGTGATTGTGATGCTCTATCTCGACATCGCCCTAGCGTGA
- a CDS encoding globin-coupled sensor protein — translation MQDFESAFGRGGLNDRISADALVQECGLDEDEIAWRKEFIGFDEDDARRLRDLEGVFREQADRIADDFYENLTQYEQTRSVIDRSEKEVEQLKRTQSAYLVTLADGEYGMDYIRNRARIGKLHDLLEMPMKQYIGQYGVYYDLLLPLLMERTGDRLVDRLATETDADEDAVERAVRAELDEGLAETLAVLRLLNLDMQVVADTYIHSYSQKLQDTIEDHERLMEEVERDLADPVATLRDSAEEVAASAGSISELADEQADTMGEVAGEVSNMSATVEEIASTADEVAATSERAEDLAAEGREAATESIEVMRSVSESAHAVTADVDDLEERVDEIDEVVEVINDIADQTNLLALNASIEAARAGEAGEGFAVVADEVKGLAEESQRHAGEIETMVDDIKSETEDAVESLESTAAEVERGVEGVESAMTKLESIVDAVADASQGIREVSTATDDQAASTEQVAGMIDELVEQADRVAAEVEHVAAANEQQTERIREVDEAVQRLGSE, via the coding sequence ATGCAGGATTTCGAGTCGGCGTTCGGCCGCGGTGGACTGAACGACCGGATCTCGGCCGACGCTCTCGTCCAAGAGTGTGGTCTCGACGAGGACGAAATCGCCTGGCGGAAGGAGTTCATCGGCTTCGACGAGGACGACGCCCGTCGTCTTCGGGATCTCGAAGGGGTGTTCCGCGAGCAGGCCGATCGGATCGCTGACGACTTCTACGAGAACCTGACGCAGTACGAACAGACCCGGTCCGTGATCGACCGCTCCGAGAAGGAGGTGGAGCAACTGAAACGCACCCAGTCCGCGTATCTGGTCACGCTCGCCGACGGCGAGTACGGGATGGACTACATCCGCAACCGCGCGCGGATCGGGAAGCTCCACGACCTCCTCGAGATGCCGATGAAACAGTACATCGGCCAGTACGGCGTCTACTACGACCTCCTCCTGCCGCTCCTGATGGAGCGGACGGGCGACCGTCTCGTCGACCGCCTCGCCACGGAGACGGACGCCGACGAGGACGCAGTCGAACGGGCCGTCCGCGCGGAACTCGACGAGGGTCTCGCCGAAACCCTCGCGGTCCTCCGTCTTCTCAACCTCGATATGCAGGTCGTTGCCGACACGTACATCCACTCCTACAGCCAGAAACTGCAGGACACGATCGAGGACCACGAGCGACTGATGGAGGAGGTCGAACGTGACCTCGCGGATCCGGTGGCGACGCTCCGCGACTCGGCGGAGGAAGTGGCCGCGAGCGCGGGATCGATCAGCGAGTTGGCGGACGAACAGGCCGACACCATGGGCGAGGTCGCGGGGGAGGTCTCGAACATGAGTGCGACGGTCGAGGAGATCGCCTCCACGGCGGACGAAGTGGCGGCGACCAGCGAACGAGCCGAGGACCTCGCCGCCGAGGGCCGGGAGGCGGCGACCGAATCCATCGAAGTGATGCGATCGGTGAGCGAGTCGGCACACGCGGTGACGGCGGACGTGGACGACCTAGAGGAGCGGGTCGACGAGATCGACGAGGTCGTCGAGGTCATCAACGACATCGCGGACCAGACGAACCTCCTGGCGCTCAACGCCTCCATCGAGGCGGCCCGCGCCGGCGAAGCGGGGGAAGGCTTCGCCGTCGTCGCCGACGAGGTCAAGGGGTTGGCCGAGGAGTCACAGCGACACGCCGGCGAGATCGAAACCATGGTCGACGACATCAAATCCGAGACCGAAGACGCGGTCGAGAGTCTGGAGTCCACGGCCGCGGAGGTCGAACGCGGGGTCGAGGGCGTCGAATCGGCCATGACGAAACTGGAGTCGATCGTCGACGCCGTCGCCGACGCCTCACAGGGGATCCGCGAGGTGTCGACCGCGACCGACGACCAGGCAGCGTCGACCGAGCAGGTCGCGGGGATGATCGACGAACTGGTCGAACAGGCCGACCGCGTGGCTGCGGAGGTCGAACACGTCGCGGCGGCCAACGAACAGCAGACCGAGCGAATTCGGGAGGTCGACGAGGCGGTACAGCGTCTGGGATCGGAGTGA
- a CDS encoding universal stress protein: MFDTILFPTDGSDGAEAAFGHVLDLAEAHDATVYVLNVADTTRDSVTQIQGQVIDALEREGARVVQETAGRASDRGVATVTEVLQGEPYSTVVDYAAANDVDVIVMPTHGRRGLERFLLGSTTERVIRRADVPVLTLRPDDDVRVRHPYRNVLVPTDGSATADAALDLALDLTAAEGAGLHLLSVVDVTSLGIDVRTDIAVESLEESAADVVESATATANEAGVTPAATAVELGTSVARVVRSYVDDHDVDLVVAGTHGRTGFDRYVLGSVTEKLVRASPVPVLTVRGTATS; encoded by the coding sequence ATGTTCGACACGATACTGTTCCCGACGGACGGCAGCGACGGGGCGGAGGCGGCCTTCGGACACGTACTCGACTTGGCCGAGGCCCACGACGCGACGGTGTACGTCCTCAACGTGGCCGATACTACCCGCGACAGCGTCACACAGATCCAAGGGCAAGTGATCGACGCGCTCGAACGCGAGGGGGCACGGGTCGTACAGGAGACGGCGGGGCGGGCGAGCGACCGGGGGGTCGCGACGGTCACTGAGGTGTTGCAGGGCGAGCCCTACAGCACCGTCGTCGACTACGCGGCCGCAAACGACGTCGACGTCATCGTCATGCCCACACACGGGCGACGGGGCCTCGAACGCTTCCTCCTCGGGAGCACGACCGAGCGGGTGATCCGCCGCGCCGACGTGCCCGTCCTCACGCTCCGCCCGGACGACGACGTACGGGTTCGACATCCCTACCGGAACGTCCTGGTGCCCACCGACGGGAGTGCCACCGCCGACGCGGCCCTGGACTTGGCCCTCGACCTGACCGCGGCCGAGGGCGCGGGGCTTCACCTCCTCTCGGTCGTCGACGTGACGAGTCTCGGTATCGACGTCCGGACCGACATCGCGGTCGAGTCGCTGGAGGAGAGCGCGGCCGACGTCGTCGAGTCCGCGACGGCGACGGCGAACGAGGCGGGCGTCACGCCGGCGGCGACGGCCGTCGAACTCGGCACGTCGGTCGCCCGTGTCGTCCGGTCGTACGTCGACGATCACGACGTCGACCTCGTGGTCGCCGGCACACACGGTCGGACCGGATTCGATCGGTACGTACTGGGAAGCGTCACCGAGAAACTCGTGCGGGCCTCGCCGGTGCCGGTCCTGACGGTCCGCGGAACGGCGACGTCGTAA
- the psmA gene encoding archaeal proteasome endopeptidase complex subunit alpha yields the protein MQGQAQQQAYDRGITIFSPDGRLYQVEYAREAVKRGTASIGIRTEDGVVLAADKRSRSPLMEPTSVEKIHKADDHAGIASAGHVADARQLIDFARRQAQINRLRYSEPIGIETLTKEVTDHIQQYTQVGGARPFGVALLIGGIEDGEPRLYETDPSGTPYEWKAVSIGANRGDLQEYLEDNYEDGLDLDGGIALALRALATSNDGSLEPAGVDVATVSLDTEAFHELDNDEIESHLSDFDLLPDEDDEDADADEPADDGDDGEE from the coding sequence ATGCAGGGACAAGCCCAACAGCAGGCCTACGACCGCGGGATAACGATCTTCTCGCCCGATGGCCGCCTCTATCAGGTCGAGTACGCCCGAGAGGCCGTCAAGCGAGGGACAGCGAGTATCGGCATCCGAACCGAGGACGGCGTGGTACTGGCGGCGGACAAGCGCTCCCGGTCGCCGCTCATGGAGCCGACGAGCGTCGAGAAGATTCACAAGGCGGACGACCACGCCGGCATCGCGTCGGCCGGGCACGTCGCCGACGCGCGCCAGCTCATCGACTTCGCCCGCCGGCAGGCCCAGATCAACCGCCTCCGGTACAGCGAGCCCATCGGCATCGAGACGCTCACGAAGGAGGTCACCGACCACATCCAGCAGTACACGCAGGTCGGTGGTGCCCGTCCGTTCGGCGTGGCCCTCCTCATCGGCGGCATCGAGGACGGCGAGCCGCGCCTCTACGAGACCGACCCCTCGGGGACGCCCTACGAGTGGAAGGCCGTCTCGATCGGCGCGAACCGCGGCGATCTGCAGGAGTACCTCGAGGACAACTACGAGGACGGCCTCGACCTCGACGGCGGGATCGCCCTCGCGCTCCGGGCGCTCGCCACCAGCAACGACGGCAGCCTCGAACCCGCGGGCGTCGACGTGGCGACCGTCAGCCTCGACACCGAGGCGTTCCACGAACTCGACAACGACGAGATCGAGAGTCACCTGAGCGACTTCGATCTGTTGCCCGACGAGGACGACGAGGACGCCGACGCCGACGAACCGGCGGACGACGGCGACGACGGCGAGGAGTAG
- a CDS encoding helix-turn-helix transcriptional regulator codes for MSAAEEADLSEAERAALDLVLETRGIHQSELWKELDISSRKGSRIAESLVEAGLIRREETVYQGHNTYFLMPTARDLNFSLLMAGDMLSPFIGEEEVDPRSDAFSQWLMNLAYEEY; via the coding sequence ATGAGCGCCGCCGAGGAAGCCGACCTGTCGGAGGCGGAGCGGGCGGCACTCGATCTGGTCCTCGAAACGCGTGGCATCCACCAGAGCGAACTGTGGAAGGAACTCGACATCTCCTCGCGGAAGGGGAGTCGCATCGCCGAGTCGCTGGTCGAAGCGGGGCTCATCCGCCGCGAGGAGACCGTCTATCAGGGACACAACACGTACTTCCTGATGCCGACGGCCCGTGATCTGAATTTCTCCCTGCTGATGGCCGGCGACATGCTGTCGCCGTTCATCGGCGAGGAGGAGGTCGATCCCCGGAGCGACGCCTTCTCGCAGTGGCTGATGAACCTGGCGTACGAAGAGTACTGA